Genomic DNA from Alicyclobacillus fastidiosus:
TCTACTTTAACTGTCCTAGAAGCAAAGAAGAGATTATCGGTAATCTGATCTCAAAGGGTGTTCTGCACAATCAAGCGCGGACGAGGACACTGAAGCACACGGTGGAAGGCATGAGCGGAAAAGGACTTGTGATAATGGTGGACTTAGCCGTGTCATATTCACAAGGGATTATTCCTAACAAAACTAAAGTAATCGAGGTATTACAACGTGACACTAAACTAAGTGCAAAGAATGGGTACGAGTACTGTCAGACGATTTCATTTTGAAGAGTGCTACAGTTCATGGTACATACCCGACACCCAACGGGCCGCCGGTAATTGTGGTGGCCCTGTTGGGTGCAAAACGTGTTATTTAGCTCTTTGCTCTTCGTTAGGAAATAAATAGTCACCGAACTGTGCGGCGGCTTTCTCCTGCATTCCCGGCATTACATGACTGTACGTATCCAGAGTAATACCTATATTCGCATGGCCGAGTCGTTCACTTACAATCTTGGGATGTATGCCTTGCAGTAACATAAGGGAAGCATGGGTGTGTCTTAGGTCATGGAAGCGAATCTTAGGAACCCCAGCCTTTTCCCTAAGGCTATACCATGATTTGTCCAACGCTCTAGCTGTAACAGGCTTACCAAATTGCGATGCAACGACCAGATCGTAATCCTCATTCTCCTGACCTACTAACAACTTCTCCTGAGCCTGCTGCCTCTTGTGGTGTTTCAGTGCCTCAGTTACCTGAACTGGAAGCGGAATGGCGCGTTTGCATGATCCGTTTTCGGAGGTTGGAACTCTGATCCTTTCCCCGTATAAGATAACGTTTGGCGTACAGATACAATGTTCTGGTGTAAGTCGATATCCTGCCACCGAAGCCCTAGGATTTCACCCTTCCTCATCCCTGTAGTAATGGCGAGTAGGAATGCAATGTAATATCTGTCGTCGCGTGCTATCTCAATAAACTGTAATGTTTCCTGCTGTGTCCACACTTGAAAATGAACTTTCTGTGGGCGCGGCGGATCAACTGCTTTTGCCACGTTTCTCGGAACCATTCCCCACTTTACAGCCCGATCTAAAGCCTCCTGTAAGACAAGGTGAACGTGAAGTATTGAGCGGTTTGAGATTGGCTTCTCATTGGTCTGCAAAGTCGAATACAGCCTCTGAAGGTGCATTGGACTTAGTTTAGATAACCGTACTGAGCCGATATAGGGAATAACATGTCTTCTCATCAACCATTCGTAGGAACGATGTGTACTCTTTCGTACTGAAGGCTTTTTGTCTTCAAGCCATTGAGCTATGAACTTATCCACAGTTGTCTTCTCAGAATGTGCATACATTCCAGACTCGGCCTCTGCCATCATCTTTGCGAGAGCAGACTCAGCATCCTTTTTTGTACCAAATCCCCGCTTCTTCTTCTGTCTGCGTTTTCCTGTGATTGGGTCAGTGCCCATGTCAAAAACGATGTACCAACTGCGCCCGTCTTTTTTAACTGATCCTCTCATGGTCTTCCCTCCCAGTTTCCTTACAAACTAAAGTCGTTCAAAGCGCGGTCCATCACATCTTGGTTTATTCCGATGTACCGGAATGTCACAGATGGGGCCGAGTGATTAAAGATTTCCTGGAGTAGCGCGACATCCTTTGTGGCTTGGTAAAAGTGGTACACAAACGTTTTTCGCATTGTGTGCGTACCAATCTCGTCTAGTCCCACCTGCTTAGCGGCACTGTTCAGCACCCTGTACGCTTGCACCCTTGTTATTGGCTTGCCTGTCTTTTGTGAGGGGAACAGGTATGAATCATCACTCATGTCCTGCGTGTATTCGTCAATCTGCTTCCGTAAGTCGGCGTTGATGACAAATCGTTTCTGCTTGCCTGTTTTCTTCTCCTCAAGGCAGATGTGTGAATTGTTCCGAACGTCTCTTAGTTTGAGAGGAATAGTCAATGGCGGTTGTGAAACTGTTTGATTTCCAGCAAGAAGCCGTAAATCGTCTGTTGGAAAGTGCCATTGACTACTTTAAGTCGGGACCGGACAGGCTTGAGGGACGTAATGTGCCTTATGTAGGTCAATTAAAGGCAGTGACTGGCGCTAGGAAGACCCCTATAATGGCTAAATTGATTGGCCAACTTGGACCCTGTATTGTCTTGTGGACTACTAAGTTTGGCAGTGTCGTTGACCAAACAGTGGCAAACCTAAGATCTGGTGGGAAATACCATCAACTTTTTGGGACGTCACAAATCGAGGTTATCAAGTTTACTGAAATACCGAGTTATGAACAATGGAGGGATATTCTAGACAGGAGTCAAGGAATAACTGTTTTAGTTTCAACGGTTGCTGCTTGGAATTCCACAGAAAAAGATGACCGTCTCAATGTCCATAGAGTTAGCCAAGACTGGGGAAACGTAAGCCGCTGGGAGCAGTTACGCACCCACCGTAGTCGTCCGTTATGGGTGGTATATGATGAAGCACATAACTCCACGTCTGATCAGGTTGAACTGCTGGATGAGCTAGAACCATCGGGTTTCTTTGTAGCAAGTGCTAGCCCAGTTCAAGGCAAACTTCATAAATATTTAACGACCCTTTCCGATGAGACTCGGAGGAGGCGCATTGTTCCTGTTAGTACTAGGGAAGTGGTTGAGGCAGAACTTCTGAAGTCGACAATTTCTCTTGCGGATTACGAAAGTTCCGCTGAAGACATGATTGGCGATGTAGTTGCCCGCCGAGGAGAACTAGAGAAGAAATTAGTCTTACAGCAGTCCTCTACAGTACCCAAGGCAATATACGTAGTAGAAGCTAGTAATTCTAAGGGCACTGAATCGCGACCTGTTTATATTTGGAGAACGCTGATTAAGTTGGGTGTTTCTCCTAGGGAAATAGCCATTTGTACAAACACAAAGGACTTACCTAAAGATGCGATAAGAGTAAACTCAGTGAACCAACTGTCAGATGAGTTCACACACATTATTTTTAATAAGAAGTTACAAGAAGGGTGGGATGACCCATCCGTGTACTTGTGTTATTTCGATGGTAAGACAGGGTCTGCAGTACGTATTCAGCAGGTTATTGGGCGTGCATTACGACAACCGGGTGCAAAGCATTTACAGGATGAAGACTTAAATACAGCATTCTTTTTTGTGCATTGTCCTACAGATCTTTTATAAAAGATTACGGACGACCTCAAAACTGAGCTTCGTATCTATAAGGGCGAAGAAGACGAAGAATATCAGGATTGGGAACCGTTTAACTGGAAATATGAGCACAAGGCTCCGAAACCCATAGCTATTAAGCCTTAATTCAAAGGGCAATTAAAGGTGCCGAAGTTGCAACTCGAATTACCTTCCACTACAAGGTTAGAAAAGCAAATTGAGCGAAAGACTTATGACTTCGGTGAAGATGACAGGAAGTCTCCTGGGCGCGCGCTTGTAAATGTAGTGTCTGTACGCACAGGAGAAGTTACAAAACAGTCAAGAGACTTACTAGAGGACATGAGCGTACGGTGGGGTACGTTTTTGCAAGACGAAATCCGTATGCTATCTAGGACATGTGCAAATAGTATTCATCCGGGCGTGTTCAATAACAACAAGCTAAACAAGAGCGCGTGCTATAACTCCAAGGCCTTGGAACATTACAAGAAATTGGCGATCGAAGTCGTTGAGCAGTATGAAAATCGTGTTCCAGTTAGGCCGACACTCTTTCGAGCCTGATTACGAAATTGAGAACCATCAGCCTACCGGAGACGTCTTCAAAGACTTCAAGCATGTCGCACATCCAAGATATGATACTAAGTCCTTCAATGAACCGGAACTAGACTTTGCCCGTATTTTAGACGAATACGGATATGTGTGGGTGCGTAACAGGGATAGAATCGGATACGGTATTCCGCTGCCACTCAAGAGTGGATCTTCATACACATTTTATCCAGACTTTTTGTGGTGGGTTAAGGATACAATCTGGGCGTTGGATCCAACTGAAGCGTTTATCCTTAACGAGAAAATCCGAACCAAGCTCATGAATGTTCAGGGGCGGTAACTTAAAATTGCACTAGTCACTCAGGGACACATTAACGACAACTTTAAACGTATATCTAAAAATGGTTGGACCTTAATGCGCTATCGGAACGGGAACGCTACACCAGAACGATTTGATACCTTACCGGAAATTCTAGAAACGCTGATTGATATTAGTTAATATGCCCAGATCCATGAAGTACTGTGGACTAACAGATTGTAGCTAAGTGAAAAGTATTGAGGTGTGGGGAGCTTGCAGGTATTTCGCTCCTCACACCCCGAACTACCTACTTCAGTATTGTGGTCACATCGTGGTCACGAACTCCCTACAACTGGCATCAGTTCATGTGAGCAAGAGCTTAAAAAACCCTTGCAATGCAAGACTTAGCTCATCTGAATGCTAATCAACACATCTCGGAGAAACTGCATTTTTGGAATTCCTAGACCGCGTCTTGCGGGGGTTCGAATCCCTCACAGTGCACCAAAAAGCTTGATGTGACGCGGACTCTCATGTTCATGGAAGTCCGCGTTTTCCATGCACATGATGGATTTGTAGGTTGACTTTACACGACGTTTTTGGACGTATGAAACGGGATGTTTGCACCACATCGAAACCGCGTCGGGTTTAAAATAACTGTCTCCCAAATTACCGCTCATCCAGTGATCTAAAAAATTTGTGCTGCTGTGCTATCATAATTCCCAGAGTTATGTAGGGGGAATGGTTGTGGCGAAGGGGCCTGGGTTGTTGCGCGAAATGAACGAGAAGCGGACTCTTTCGTTTCTGCGTCAAAACAAGACGAGTTCGCGCCAAGAGCTCGCGGATGTCCTGGATGTCAGTAAGAATACCATTTCTTTGATGATCGATCGGTTTATTCGGGACGGATTGGTGCGGGAAGTGGGCTTGGACCAATCTGGTGTCGGACGACCGCGTATGCAGTTGTCGTTGATTTCGGACGCCCATCAATCTGCTGGTATCCTGATTCGAGATGAACGGTTTGAGATTGTTGTCACAGATTATTGCGGAGAAATGCTGGAGTCTAGACAATTGCCGATGAACGCGCGGGATCAGGCGTTGTGTCTGACACGCTTATCAGGACTGTGCAATGAACTGATTGACAAGTACCCAGGATTGCTTGGGATTGGCATTGCCGTCCCAGGATTGGTTGATCCAGTGAATGGGGTTGTTCATTACTCCTCTCACTTGGGGTGGAGGAATGTTGCAGTTACTGAATTTTTAAGCCCACGTGTTTCCGTGCCGGTGCACGTTTTGAACCGCGTCAAAGCAGCTGCGTTGTCTCCGTTGAACATTGTCCCGGAGCATGCTGAGAGTACGTTCTATATTCGGATTGACGAGGGTGTGGGTGGTGCATTTCTCATAGGCAATGACATTGTTCACGGTGCCAGTCGTACGGCAGGGGAAATTGGACACATTGTCGTTCGTCCAGATGGCCCGCTCTGCACGTGTGGACGACATGGCTGTTTAGAATCCGTCGTGAGTACCTCAGCTATTTTGCAACGACTTGGCAAGACGGGTTTGAACAGCGTCTCAGATGAGCAGTTTTCAATTCTTCTCGAGTCGGCTCTAATTGAGAATGGCCCGCTTGGACTTGAGGAACAAACGATGGAAAATGCCGGGCGTGATCTGGGAACAGCGATTGCAACAATCATCAATCTCTTCAATCCACAATACGTTGTCGTGGACAGCCCCTACAACGCTATTCGAGCATTTAAAGAGGCTGCTACGTTGACAGCGGGAGATGGCGCACTTCCTTACCCGTTTCAACACACGGAAATCATCTTCGTTCGGACAACTCTCTCTTCGGCATGGGGCATGGCACTGGCCATGATCCATCAGTTCGAGACCCCGAATTATTAAAACGGGAGTCGATTTTCACAATTAATATTCAGAAAATTATTTACAATAATGAACCGCGATGATATATTCAATCCAATTAGTCATATATTATGACTAATGAGAGGGGGATAGTTGAGGGAGAAGTCCACTCATTTTATGGCCTGTAGTAAAGCGCTATCATTTTGTCGTTTTAGAATTCGCAAACGAGGGAGGCGAATTTTCGATGTCAGGCTTTGACTGGTTGATTCTCATCCTGTATTTTTTTCTGATGATTGGAATTGGTGCTTGGTCGTACCGTAGGGTAGGGAGTGCGGACGACTATTTTACCGCTGGCGGAAAAATGCCGTGGTGGCTCGCTGGTGTTTCCCATCACATGTCTGGTTACAGTTCTGCTGTGTTTGTGGCGTATGCGGCCGTCGCATACACGTACGGATTTACGCTGTATATCTGGTGGGCAGTTCCGGTTGCCATCGCCGTGTTTGTTGGGGCATTCTGGATTGCTCCTCGATGGGCGCGATTGCGTGAACGATATCAAATTGGCTCACCGATGGAATATCTATCAACCCGGTATAACGTTCCGACGCAACAGTTGATGGCTTGGTGCGGGGTGTTGTTGAAGATCTTTGATGTGGGTGCTAAGTGGGCAGCCATTGCTATTATCCTGCAGGTCTTTACTGGGCTGTCCCTTCCGTTGGGGATCCTCATTTCTGGTGGCGTATCTCTGATTTATTCGACCATTGGTGGACTTTGGGCTGATGCATTGACGGATTTCGCTCAGTTTATCATCCAACTGGTGGCCGGGATCGCGATGTTTGTCATCGTGCTTGGAAAGCTTGGCGGTATTGGAGCCATCGGGAATATGTGGGGCAAGTTACCGGCCGGGCACACTCACCTGTTTGCCGGACCTTACACGTTATGGTTCGTACTGGCATATTTACTCATTGATTTCCTTAGTTATAACGGCGGCACGTGGAACCTGGCACAACGGTACATTGCTGCACCATCTGGCTCCGATGCGAAAAAAGCCGCACTGCTCTCCGGTTTCTTGTACCTGTTCTGGCCACTGATTCTGTTCTTCCCAATGTGGGCAGCGCCCATTTTCTTCCCGCATCTAACGCAACCAGA
This window encodes:
- a CDS encoding site-specific integrase, producing MCTPNVILYGERIRVPTSENGSCKRAIPLPVQVTEALKHHKRQQAQEKLLVGQENEDYDLVVASQFGKPVTARALDKSWYSLREKAGVPKIRFHDLRHTHASLMLLQGIHPKIVSERLGHANIGITLDTYSHVMPGMQEKAAAQFGDYLFPNEEQRAK
- a CDS encoding site-specific integrase, which codes for MRGSVKKDGRSWYIVFDMGTDPITGKRRQKKKRGFGTKKDAESALAKMMAEAESGMYAHSEKTTVDKFIAQWLEDKKPSVRKSTHRSYEWLMRRHVIPYIGSVRLSKLSPMHLQRLYSTLQTNEKPISNRSILHVHLVLQEALDRAVKWGMVPRNVAKAVDPPRPQKVHFQVWTQQETLQFIEIARDDRYYIAFLLAITTGMRKGEILGLRWQDIDLHQNIVSVRQTLSYTGKGSEFQPPKTDHANAPFRFQFR
- a CDS encoding tyrosine-type recombinase/integrase; its protein translation is MTIPLKLRDVRNNSHICLEEKKTGKQKRFVINADLRKQIDEYTQDMSDDSYLFPSQKTGKPITRVQAYRVLNSAAKQVGLDEIGTHTMRKTFVYHFYQATKDVALLQEIFNHSAPSVTFRYIGINQDVMDRALNDFSL
- a CDS encoding DEAD/DEAH box helicase family protein, producing MAVVKLFDFQQEAVNRLLESAIDYFKSGPDRLEGRNVPYVGQLKAVTGARKTPIMAKLIGQLGPCIVLWTTKFGSVVDQTVANLRSGGKYHQLFGTSQIEVIKFTEIPSYEQWRDILDRSQGITVLVSTVAAWNSTEKDDRLNVHRVSQDWGNVSRWEQLRTHRSRPLWVVYDEAHNSTSDQVELLDELEPSGFFVASASPVQGKLHKYLTTLSDETRRRRIVPVSTREVVEAELLKSTISLADYESSAEDMIGDVVARRGELEKKLVLQQSSTVPKAIYVVEASNSKGTESRPVYIWRTLIKLGVSPREIAICTNTKDLPKDAIRVNSVNQLSDEFTHIIFNKKLQEGWDDPSVYLCYFDGKTGSAVRIQQVIGRALRQPGAKHLQDEDLNTAFFFVHCPTDLL
- a CDS encoding ROK family protein, giving the protein MAKGPGLLREMNEKRTLSFLRQNKTSSRQELADVLDVSKNTISLMIDRFIRDGLVREVGLDQSGVGRPRMQLSLISDAHQSAGILIRDERFEIVVTDYCGEMLESRQLPMNARDQALCLTRLSGLCNELIDKYPGLLGIGIAVPGLVDPVNGVVHYSSHLGWRNVAVTEFLSPRVSVPVHVLNRVKAAALSPLNIVPEHAESTFYIRIDEGVGGAFLIGNDIVHGASRTAGEIGHIVVRPDGPLCTCGRHGCLESVVSTSAILQRLGKTGLNSVSDEQFSILLESALIENGPLGLEEQTMENAGRDLGTAIATIINLFNPQYVVVDSPYNAIRAFKEAATLTAGDGALPYPFQHTEIIFVRTTLSSAWGMALAMIHQFETPNY
- a CDS encoding Na+:solute symporter, whose translation is MSGFDWLILILYFFLMIGIGAWSYRRVGSADDYFTAGGKMPWWLAGVSHHMSGYSSAVFVAYAAVAYTYGFTLYIWWAVPVAIAVFVGAFWIAPRWARLRERYQIGSPMEYLSTRYNVPTQQLMAWCGVLLKIFDVGAKWAAIAIILQVFTGLSLPLGILISGGVSLIYSTIGGLWADALTDFAQFIIQLVAGIAMFVIVLGKLGGIGAIGNMWGKLPAGHTHLFAGPYTLWFVLAYLLIDFLSYNGGTWNLAQRYIAAPSGSDAKKAALLSGFLYLFWPLILFFPMWAAPIFFPHLTQPDQSYALLATHFLPPGLIGLVLAGMFSHTMAMTTSDANAISSVFTRDILPNLRGKGKPLSSKGGLIAARTTTLVFVLLTMIVAVEQSSFGGVLGLLVSWFGALVGPISIAMLFGLLPIFRNSGSAAAIVSLIAGIVMFALDKYAFTVSSAAQQGYPVLVSAILYIAIGWFTRNRRVEVDQMMDALSRDVQVDDSSTSLTR